In the Purpureocillium takamizusanense chromosome 5, complete sequence genome, one interval contains:
- the VPH1 gene encoding H(+)-transporting V0 sector ATPase subunit a (TransMembrane:7 (o422-446i458-483o548-566i578-603o646-665i760-777o789-814i)~EggNog:ENOG503NWGW~COG:P) — protein sequence MAPNKDTPFRSADMSMVQLYVSNEIGREVVTALGELGLCQFRDLNEDVSAFQRTYTQEIRRLDNVERQLRYFYAQMEKAGIPLRKLDLDNERLASPSTSEIDELAERSQKLEQRVSDLNDSYETLKKREGDLTEWRWVLREAGSFFDRAHGNVDEIRASTDNDDAPLLSDIEQHHQAPEVERSFSGMNIGFVAGVIARDRVAAFERILWRTLRGNLYMNQSEIPEPLIDPTNNEAVNKNVFVIFAHGKEILAKIRKISESMGAEVYNVDENSDLRRDQIHEVNGRLDDVQNVLRNTQATLEAELNQISQSLSAWMVLISKEKAVYSTLNLFSYDRARRTLIAEAWCPTNDMPLIRSTLQDVTNRAGLSVPSIINEIRTNKTPPTYLKTNKFTEGFQTIVNAYGTATYQEVNPALPVFVTFPFLFAVMFGDLGHAIIMLSAALAMIYWEKPLKKVTFELFAMIYYGRYIALVMAVFSIFTGLMYNDIFSKSMTLFPSAWSYEKPDGWKEGDTVSGVLNTKGYRYPFGIDWAWHGTDNDLLFSNSYKMKMSIILGWAHMTYSLCFAYINARHFRKPIDIWGNFIPGMIFFQSIFGYLVICILYKWSVQWIDLEKGETIAQPPGLLNMLIYMFLQPGTLDMQLYPGQQYVQVVLLLLAFVQVPILLFLKPFYLRWEHNRARAKGYRGIGETSRVSALDGDDENEGLVNGHGNSFDDDGEGVAMISQNIGEEHEEFEFSEAMIHQVIHTIEFCLNCVSHTASYLRLWALSLAHQQLSVVLWNMTLGPALARPGIVGVIMIVACFYLWFFLTIAILVCMEGTSAMLHSLRLAWVESFSKFAEFGGWPFVPFSFNSLLEESEDLKEYLG from the exons ATGGCTCCCAACAAGGACACGCCGTTCCGCTCGGCGGACATGAGCATGGTGCAGCTATACGTCTCCAACGAAATCGGTCGGGAGGTCGTTACTGCTCTCGGCGAGCTTGGACTCTGCCAGTTCCGAGAC TTGAATGAGGATGTCAGCGCATTCCAGCGAACGTATACACAGGAGATCCGACGCCTAGACAACGTCGAGAGGCAGTTGC GATACTTCTATGCTCAGATGGAGAAGGCCGGCATCCCGCTCCGCAAGCTCGATCTCGACAATGAAAGGCTGGCCTCCCCGTCGACCTCGGAGATTGATGAGCTTGCCGAGCGAAGCCAGAAGCTCGAGCAACGCGTCTCGGACCTTAACGACAGTTACGAGACCCTCAAGAAGCGCGAAGGCGATCTCACCGAGTGGCGATGGGTCttgcgcgaggcgggcagcTTCTTCGACCGTGCCCACGGCAATGTCGATGAAATTCGGGCCTCGACTGATAACGACGATGCGCCCTTGCTCTCCGACATCGAGCAGCATCACCAGGCCCCCGAGGTCGAGAGATCCTTCTCTGGTATGAACATTGGGTTCGTCGCGGGTGTCATTGCGCGTGACCGCGTAGCGGCCTTTGAGCGCATCCTCTGGCGCACGCTGCGTGGCAACCTGTACATGAACCAGTCGGAGATTCCCGAGCCCCTGATCGATCCCACCAACAACGAGGCCGTCAACAAGAATGTATTCGTCATTTTCGCCCACGGCAAGGAGATTCTCGCCAAGATCCGCAAGATCTCCGAGTCTATGGGTGCTGAGGTCTACAATGTCGACGAGAACAGCGACCTCCGCCGCGACCAGATCCACGAGGTCAACGGTCGTCTGGATGACGTGCAAAACGTCCTACGCAACACTCAGGCCACGCTGGAGGCCGAGCTCAACCAGATTTCGCAGTCGCTTTCGGCGTGGATGGTGCTCATTTCCAAGGAAAAGGCCGTCTACAGCACGCTCAACCTCTTTTCGTACGACAGAGCTCGCCGAACTTTGATTGCTGAGGCCTGGTGCCCGACAAACGACATGCCTCTCATCCGGTCCACACTCCAGGACGTGACCAACCGCGCCGGACTCTCCGTGCCGTCTATCATCAACGAGATTCGAACCAAcaagacgccgcccacgtATCTCAAGACGAACAAATTCACCGAGGGTTTCCAGACCATCGTTAACGCCTATGGTACTGCCACGTACCAGGAGGTGAACCCCGCTCTGCCCGTCTTCGTCACGTTCCCCTTCCTCTTCGCCGTCATGTTTGGCGACCTGGGCcatgccatcatcatgctCTCAGCTGCGCTTGCCATGATCTACTGGGAGAAGCCGCTGAAGAAGGTGACGTTTGAGCTTTTCGCCATGATCTACTACGGCAGATACATCGCCCTGGTCATGGCTGTTTTCTCCATCTTTACCGGCCTCATGTACAACGACATCTTTTCCAAGTCCATGACTCTCTTCCCGAGTGCCTGGTCGTACGAGAAGCCCGATGGTTGGAAGGAGGGCGACACTGTCAGTGGCGTGCTGAACACGAAGGGCTACCGCTACCCCTTTGGTATCGACTGGGCGTGGCACGGAACCGACAATGACCTCCTCTTCAGCAACAGCTacaagatgaagatgagCATCATCCTTGGTTGGGCGCACATGACATACTCGCTCTGCTTCGCGTACATCAACGCGAGGCACTTCAGGAAGCCCATCGACATCTGGGGCAACTTCATTCCGGGCATGATCTTCTTCCAGTCCATCTTTGGCTATCTGGTCATTTGCATTCTTTACAAGTGGTCAGTCCAGTGGATTGACTTGGAGAAGGGCGAGACGATTGCCCAGCCGCCGGGCTTGCTCAACATGCTCATTTACATGTTCCTGCAACCAGGCACCCTGGACATGCAGCTTTACCCAGGACAGCAGTATGTGCAGGTGGTCTTATTATTGCTGGCCTTTGTGCAAGTGCCTATCCTGCTCTTCCTCAAGCCGTTCTACCTCCGCTGGGAGCACAACCGTGCGCGCGCAAAGGGTTATCGTGGCATAGGTGAAACGTCTCGGGTTAGCGCCCtggatggtgacgatgagAACGAGGGCCTGGTCAACGGGCACGGAAacagcttcgacgacgacggcgaaggcgtGGCTATGATCTCCCAGAAcatcggcgaggagcacgaggagTTTGAGTTTAGTGAAGCAATGATCCACCAGGTTATTCACACGATTG AATTCTGCCTCAACTGTGTCTCGCACACTGCTTCCTATCTGCGACTCTGGGCCTTGTCCCTTGCTCATCAGCAGCTCAGCGTCGTCCTTTGGAACATGACTCTTGGGCCCGCTCTGGCCAGACCAGGCATCGTGGGCGTTATCATGATCGTCGCCTGCTTCTACCTCTGGTTCTTCCTGA CCATTGCCATTCTGGTGTGCATGGAGGGAACCAGTGCCATGTTGCACTCGCTGCGACTGGCGTGGGTCGAGTCGTTCTCCAAGTTTGCAGAGTTCGGGGGTTGGCCTTTTGTGCCGTTTTCGTTCAACTCATTGCTGGAAGAGTCAGAAGACTTGAAAGAATATTTGGGATGA
- a CDS encoding uncharacterized protein (COG:S~EggNog:ENOG503NXB0), translated as MAVPNGAGPRRVLDFDTSMMIKSSMARALSPSDTGSRSSFSSVRENDDGLAQTFTRSKVSSYIDAPEDVFDESPTSELAQPSFQPPLTQPQSRLHGFWYPSDSFKGWKQIPIKGKTASRSCEDLRKLCMTWDNVPEVTPKKLGGSALPGQSTLEQLPGEVLGVIIDYLVVEIPPNGLTTRNTDLMSLLLTSRAMHAATLTTLYRHITIPHSRIFRKFLATINKYPALATIVRRMDFSHFNPSFMFSTASERAQARNLTADTLAECLDLMPFLQEFLAQEYIDDDLGPAVLRKLLFEMPQLRALDICGCSTTAFKNSFKTILDDPWPDMLSITRLSLHKCISLPSAVFEKLLPRLGRLTHLDVAGTHINDEALQMIPTTARLTHLNLAKCKDLSAEVVIKFISTHPAASSLVFLSLAADATNHLLLGKDDVDALLPVLPPTLKSLSLRGSRMHSSHMPELVRLSQTLEELAVGRGLDMSDIHRIFKHGDSFLQHNLRYLDISEIDTIIGSASTLLAPACAPLGVIEIEERAYERAAKLNKSLDKVGWTASEFGSRYWLVRKPAPGTVAENPRRKWKMGAESWGMRKIPVAVAEVGGMYGSFMFGRRL; from the exons ATGGCCGTGCCCAACGGAGCCGGGCCCCGACGGGTGCTTGACTTCGACACGTCCATGATGATCAAGTCCAGCATGGCACGGGCTCTTTCTCCATCCGACACCGGCTCACGatcttccttctcctcggtCCGCGAGaacgacgatggcctcgcccaAACCTTCACCCGCTCCAAGGTCTCCTCCTACATCGACGCCCCAGAGGATGTCTTTGACGAGTCGCCCACCAGCGAGCTTGCTCAGCCCAGCTTCCAGCCGCCCCTGACCCAGCCGCAGAGCAGGCTCCATGGTTTTTGGTACCCCTCGGACAGCTTCAAGGGCTGGAAGCAGATCCCCATCAAGGGCAAGACGGCAAGCCGCAGCTGCGAGGACCTCAGGAAGCTGTGCATGACCTGGGACAATGTCCCCGAGGTGACCCCCAAGAAGCTCGGTGGCAGCGCGCTGCCGGGCCAGTCCACTCTGGAGCAGCTTCCCGGCGAGGTTTTGG gcgtcatcatcgactACTTGGTGGTAGAAATCCCCCCCAATGGCCTCACTACGCGCAACACCGATCTCATGTCTCTCCTCTTGACCTCGCGCGCCATgcacgccgccaccctcACCACGCTCTACCGGCACATCACCATCCCCCACTCGCGCATCTTCCGCAAGTTCCTCGCCACCATCAACAAGTACCCCGCGCTCGCCACCATCGTGAGGCGCATGGACTTTAGCCACTTCAACCCGTCTTTCATGTTCTCCACGGCTAGCGAGCGCGCCCAGGCGCGCAACCTCACTGCCGACACGCTGGCAGAGTGCCTGGACCTCATGCCCTTCCTCCAGGAGTTCCTCGCTCAGGAATACATTGACGACGACCTTGGTCCCGCCGTTCTGAGGAAGCTGTTGTTTGAGATGCCTCAGCTTCGGGCTCTGGACATTtgcggctgctcgacgacggctttCAAGAACTCGTTCAAGACGATCCTCGATGATCCTTGGCCTGACATGCTCTCCATTACGCGGTTGTCGCTTCACAAGTGCATCAGCCTGCCCTCCGCCGTCTTCGAGAAGCTCCTCCCACGCTTGGGGCGCCTCACGCACCTCGATGTCGCGGGGACGCACATCAACGACGAAGCGCTGCAGATGATTCCCACCACGGCCAGGCTGACCCATTTGAATCTTGCCAAGTGCAAGGACCTCTccgccgaggtcgtcatCAAGTTCATTTCGACTCATCCCGCTGCGTCGAGCCTAGTCTTCCTCAGCCTCGCTGCTGACGCTACCAACCAcctgctgctcggcaagGACGATGTGGACGCGCTTTTGCCCGTACTCCCACCCACCCTCAAGTCCCTCAGCCTGCGTGGCAGCAGGATGCACAGCTCCCACATGCCCGAGCTGGTCCGTCTTTCTCAaacgctcgaggagctcgccgtgGGACGCGGGCTGGACATGAGCGACATCCATCGCATCTTCAAACACGGTGACTCGTTCCTGCAGCACAACCTTCGATACCTGGACATTTCCGAAATCGACACTATTATTGGAAGCGCTAGCACTCTCCTCGCGCCGGCGTGCGCCCCGCTCGGCGTCATTGAGATCGAAGAGCGCGCCTATGAGCGCGCGGCAAAGCTCAACAAGAGCCTCGATAAGGTAGGCTGGACGGCCAGCGAGTTCGGAAGCCGCTACTGGCTGGTGCGAAAGCCGGCGCCCGGGACCGTGGCGGAGAACCCGCGTCGGAAGTGGAAAATGGGCGCCGAGAGCTGGGGTATGAGGAAGATCccggtcgccgtcgccgaggtcggaGGCATGTATGGGTCCTTTATGTTTGGCCGGCGGCTCTGA
- a CDS encoding diphosphate specific (EggNog:ENOG503NXGW~COG:B) — MKSARPSLADAPAHRRAQPVRQARTNPSRGPAHAGRHGGGRDAAGSGPAGDQPIDIFPAITHFADTITALPKELVRHFTLLKEVDAKLFGPEDQLFKLVEQAANAPAPEPRHANDTAGVGASSSAPMSTQNSSSGFGSSRAVRSAPPSDGPNAAAPSSVFDPANIPRRQLFRQTAFKIQEMLVSLEEKNHVISTANEALNRQLARVEDVWPYLESEFSDEAKWGSTTHWAYPENRNGKAAHAERARRDGAAAISAAAQALAEEAAARSDARKQAVQAKRNQRNQHHDSDADDLAARHKAEGGKKSQSSKSRKVAEANVGLGISGATANGNPPPKRRKVEKTTNGGEPMERAMSSVFGNAAPKAKTSSPRGTPAPDGPKKRKALPTGSSQAKKKNGMSPSIASSPVMGNLPEPKTQARASPAPSSAPRPASSRARQNSISSNAENGRARALSSASIKPNGKESGTPDMASTSGFPRPANEAKPVKETIVPLKPETIKKEADRPDSSSRPPSTAGKKDSKDETENKNEPVAPQPQNTATVTTKSGRASKPSTPALATFQEAARPRSSRNTDNGGASKKSHKKGGSVAQALAPQVIESDANSSSLQGDEDDDNDIDADEPTYCYCNSVSYGEMVACDADECEREWFHLQCVGLKVAPGSKTKWYCEDCKKRLKMGDKKAGSR, encoded by the exons ATGAAGTCTGCCAGGCCGTCCCTTGCGGACGCCCCAGCGCATCGCAGAGCCCAGCCTGTCCGACAAGCGCGCACCAACCCGTCGCGAGGACCGGCCCACGCTGgccgtcacggcggcggtagaGACGCAGCCGGCTCAGGCCCCGCGGGCGACCAGCCCATCGACATCTTCCCGGCAATCACGCACTTCGCCGACACCATCACCGCGCTCCCCAAGGAGCTCGTTCGACACTTCACACTGCTCAAGGAGGTCGACGCCAAGCTCTTTGGGCCAGAAGACCAACTTttcaagctcgtcgagcaggccgcgaATGCACCTGCGCCGGAGCCTCGACATGCCAATGACActgctggcgtcggcgcgtcCTCTTCGGCGCCCATGAGCACACAGAACAGCTCCAGCGGCTTCGGTTCCAGCCGTGCCGTGCGCTCGGCTCCCCCGTCAGACGgacccaacgccgccgcccctaGCAGCGTCTTCGATCCGGCGAATattcctcgccgccagctctTCCGACAGACGGCTTTCAAAATCCAGGAAATGTTGGTGTcgctcgaggagaagaaTCATGTAATATCGACTGCCAATGAAGCCCTGAACCGGCAGCTTgcccgcgtcgaggacgtgTGGCCCTACCTTGAGAGCGAGTTCAGTGACGAGGCGAAATGGGGCAGCACCACACACTGGGCCTACCCAGAGAACCGCAACGGCAAAGCAGCCCacgccgagcgcgcccgccgtgatggcgccgctgccatctccgctgccgctcaagccctcgccgaggaagcTGCCGCTAGAAGTGATGCGAGAAAGCAGGCAGTTCAGGCGAAACGGAACCAGAGAAATCAGCATCACGACTCCGACGCTGACGatctcgccgctcgccacAAAGCAGAAGGCGGCAAGAAATCTCAGAGCAGCAAGTCGAGGAAGGTCGCCGAGGCTAATGTCGGCCTGGGCATCTCTGGAGCGACCGCGAACGGGAACCCGCCGCCAAAGCGACGCAAAGTGGAAAAGACCACTAACGGCGGAGAGCCCATGGAACGTGCCATGAGCAGCGTCTTTGGGAACGCCGCAcccaaggccaagacgaGCAGCCCGCGGGGGACACCGGCGCCAGATGGCCCTaagaagcgcaaggctcTACCCActggcagcagccaggcgaAGAAAAA GAATGGCATGTCTCCCTCGATTGCTTCCTCGCCGGTCATGGGTAACTTGCCCGAGCCCAAGACACAGGCACGCGCATCGCCCGCACCTAGTAGCGCTCCAcggccggcgtcctcgcgTGCACGACAGAACTCTATATCGTCCAACGCGGAAAatgggagggcgagggcgctgtCTTCGGCGTCGATCAAGCCCAACGGCAAGGAGTCCGGCACTCCAGACATGGCCTCTACAAGCGGGTTCCCACGGCCCGCGAATGAAGCCAAACCTGTCAAGGAGACCATTGTTCCACTTAAGCCTGAGACGATCAAGAAGGAGGCGGACCGACCAGACAGCAGCTccaggccgccgtccacTGCAGGGAAGAAGGACAGCAAAGACGAAACCGAGAACAAGAACGAGCCTGTAGCACCACAGCCGCAAAACACTGCAACAGTGACAACAAAGAGCGGCAGGGCAAGCAAACCGTCGACTCCGGCGCTGGCAACCTTTCAAGAGGCGGCTCGGCCGCGATCATCCAGGAATACTGATAACGGTGGGGCGAGCAAGAAGAGCCATAAGAAGGGTGGCTCCGTTGCACAGGCTCTGGCACCACAAGTCATTGAGTCTGACGcaaacagcagcagccttcagggcgacgaggacgatgataACGACATCGATGCAGACGAGCCAACGTACTGCTACTGTAACAGCGTCAGCTACGGCGAAATGGTGGCGTGTGACGCGGACGAGTGCGAACGCGAGTGGTTCCATCTGCAGTGCGTAGGCCTCAAGGTCGCGCCAGGCTCGAAGA CGAAATGGTACTGCGAGGACTGCAAAAAGCGCCTCAAGATGGGAGACAAGAAGGCCGGCAGCCGATAG
- the RER2 gene encoding diphosphate specific (COG:H~EggNog:ENOG503NVA6), protein MPSSVSLLRRLILESPPGEWALNQLRSLLIGALRQGPIPQHVAFEMDGNRRYARSHRMETVEGHHRGFEALARIMEICYRCGVKVVTVYAFSVENYNRPKHEVEGLMQLAKVKLEQLTTYGDILDRYGACVRVLGQREMIREDVLQVVDKAVARTKHNNKAVLNICFPYTSRAEITTAIKSTVQEFLAPPPPKNTPFSPSRIRQKILSSQLDGRDPLPTIRDDSPDDSTARDGDEAEKEAEVDMDGGDSSSATLPPDSPKSRLWSGEGSYSATNLPNPESITVETLEKHMYTSQDPPLELFVRTSGVERLSDFMLWQCHQDTHLFFLECYWPDFDLQHFIWVMLEWQWRQKQKERDDNAERARNGKGRRLVE, encoded by the exons ATGCCCAGCTCCGTATCTTTACTGCGCCGTCTGATCCTCGAGTCGCCGCCAGGAGAATGGGCTCTGAACCAGCTTCGCAGCCTGCTTATTGGTGCTCTGCGGCAGGGGCCTATTCCTCAACATGTCGCATTCGAGATGGACGGCAACCGGCGTTACGCCCGATCGCATCGAATGGAAACCGTTGAGGGCCATCACCGTGGCTTTGAGGCGCTCGCCCGG ATCATGGAAATCTGCTACAGGTGCGGTGTCAAGGTCGTCACCGTCTACGCATTCAGTGTCGAGAACTACAATCGCCCCAAGCACGAAGTCGAGGGGCTTATGCAGCTGGCCAAGGTCAAGCTAGAACAGCTGACCACGTACGGAGACATCCTCGACCGCTACGGCGCGTGCGTCCGAGTTCTCGGCCAGCGAGAGATGATACGGGAAGATGTCCTGCAGGTTGTGGATAAGGCCGTGGCAAGGACGAAGCACAATAACAA GGCCGTCCTCAATATCTGCTTTCCGTACACATCAAGAGCCGAAATCACGACCGCGATCAAGTCGACGGTCCAAGAATTCCTggctcccccgccccctAAGAACACGCCATTCTCACCGTCGCGCATAAGGCAAAAGATCTTGTCCTCGCAGCTTGATGGACGCGACCCGTTACCTACAATCCGGGATGATTCGCCGGATGATTCAACCGcgcgggacggcgacgaggcagaaaaggaggccgaggtcgatATGGATGGTGGggactcgtcctcggcaacACTACCACCGGACTCGCCCAAGTCACGCCTGTGGTCAGGAGAGGGCTCATACAGTGCGACCAACCTGCCCAATCCCGAGAGCATCACGGTGGAAACTCTCGAGAAGCACATGTACACCTCCCAGGACCCGCCTCTGGAGCTGTTCGTCAGGACTAGCGGCGTTGAGCGGCTCAGCGATTTTATGCTGTGGCAATGCCACCAGGACACGCATCTCTTTTTCTTGGAGTGCTACTGGCCCGATTTCGACCTGCAACATTTCATCTGGGTCATGCTGGAGTGGCAGTGGAGGCAGAAGCAAAAGGAGCGAGACGATAATGCAGAGCGGGCGAGAAACGGCAAGGGACGGCGGCTGGTGGAATAG
- the YSH1 gene encoding endoribonuclease ysh1 (BUSCO:EOG09260RRC~EggNog:ENOG503NWQM~COG:A), translating to MASKRKASAMNAASVEEPVDPSDELMFLCLGGGNEVGRSCHIIQYKGKTVMLDAGQHPAYDGLAALPFYDDFDLSTVDVLLISHFHVDHAASLPYVLAKTNFKGRVFMTHPTKAIYKWLIQDSVRVGNTSSNPTTQPVYTEQDHLNTFPQIEAIDYHTTHTISSIRITPYPAGHVLGAAMFLIEIAGLRIFFTGDYSREQDRHLVSAEVPKGVKIDVLITESTYGIASHVPRLEREQALMKTITSILNRGGRALLPVFALGRAQELLLILDEYWGKHPEFQKYPIYYASNLARKCMVVYQTYVGAMNDNIKRLFRERMAEAEAAGDSAGKGGPWDFKYIRSLKNLDRFDDVGGCVMLASPGMLQSGVSRELFERWAPSEKNGVIITGYSVEGTMARQIMQEPDQIQAVMSRSIAGARRAPGGDSEKVLIPRRCSVAEYSFAAHVDGVENREFIEEVAAPVVILVHGEQHNMMRLKSKLLSLNASKTAKVKVYSPRNCEELRIPFKGDKTAKVVGKLASIPPPSLLYGSGPDDAGTAVVAAAPADAPLVTGVLVQNDFKLSLMAPEDLREYAGLTTTTIMCKQRLRLSAAGIDLIRWALEGTFGAIEELPEMRGAKALVAAKEGTGGDDGDGKAEDDEMKQEAADEEVGGTLVAAYLVMGCITVRYRTNGEVELEWEGNMLNDSIADSVMAVLFSVESSPAAVKRSAANGKHSHSHGDDKADSSSPDGPPYGRNPHANCTPAERLERLFWFLEAQFGADNVAPVENPKLPPAPAPAPVAKIEDPSSAPADATMKEEEVAEEKDGESGGGEDTAKKEEESNGVKDEAETQTKREEQGQEAEGKDNADPDAMDEDTNADSELEQRRSREIQRLHKLGIPVPGVRIKVDKMEATVWLEDLEVECNNKVFADRVRAVMERAVEVTAPLWA from the exons atggcgtcgaAGCGCAAGGCGTCCGCGATGAACGCGGCTTCTGTCGAGGAGCCCGTCGACCCCTCCGATGAGCTCATGTTCCtgtgcctcggcggcggcaacgaagTCGGCAGGTCTTGCCATATCATACAGTACAAGGGGAAGACGGTCATG ctcgacgccggccaacATCCCGCGTATGACGgtctcgccgcgctgccctTCTACGACGACTTCGATCTTAGTACAGTCGACGTGCTCCTAATTAGCCA TTTCCATGTCGACCATGCGGCGTCATTACCATACGTTCTCGCAAAGACAAACTTCAAGGGCCGCGTCTTCATGACGCACCCGACAAAGGCCATCTACAAGTGGCTCATCCAAGACAGCGTCCGCGTGGGCAACACGTCGTCGAACCCAACGACGCAGCCCGTGTACACGGAACAGGACCACCTCAACACGTTTCCCCAgatcgaggccatcgactACCACACGACACACACCATCTCCTCCATCCGAATCACCCCCTACCccgccggccatgtcctcggcgcggccatgTTCCTCATTGAGATTGCTGGTCTCAGGATCTTCTTCACCGGCGACTATTCGCGCGAGCAGGATAGGCATCTCGTCTCCGCCGAGGTGCCCAAGGGCGTCAAGATCGACGTCCTCATCACCGAGTCGACGTACGGCATCGCGTCGCACGTCCCTCGCCTGGAgcgcgagcaggccctcATGAAGACCATCACCAGCATACTCAACCGCGGCGGTCGCGCTCTTCTTcccgtcttcgccctcggccgcgcgcagGAGCTactcctcatcctcgacgagtACTGGGGAAAACACCCGGAGTTTCAAAAGTACCCCATTTACTACGCTAGTAACCTGGCCCGCAAGTGCATGGTCGTGTACCAGACGTATGTCGGCGCCATGAACGATAACATCAAGCGCCTCTTCCGCGAGCgcatggccgaggccgaggccgcgggcgacagcgccggcaagggcggaCCTTGGGACTTCAAATACATCCGCTCGCTCAAGAACCTCGACCGCTTCGACGATGTGGGCGGCTGCGTCATGCTTGCCAGCCCCGGTATGCTGCAGAGCGGCGTCAGCAGAGAGCTCTTCGAGCGCTGGGCACCGAGCGAGAAGAacggcgtcatcatcacgggcTACAGCGTCGAGGGCACCATGGCGAGGCAGATCATGCAGGAGCCCGATCAGATCCAGGCCGTCATGTCGcgcagcatcgccggcgcACGCAGGGCCCCTGGAGGTGACTCGGAGAAGGTGCTCATtcctcgccgctgcagcgtCGCCGAGTATTCGTTTGCCGCGCacgttgacggcgtcgagaaTCGCGAGTTCATCGAAGAGGTTGCGGCGCCAGTAGTG atcctcgtccacggcgagcagcacaACATGATGCGGCTCAAGTCCAAGCTCCTCTCCCTCAACGCCAGCAAGACGGCAAAGGTCAAGGTCTACTCGCCGCGCAACtgcgaggagctgcgcatCCCCTTCAAGGGCgacaagacggccaaggtcgTCGGCAAGCTGGCCTCGATCCCGCCACCGTCGCTCCTTTACGGCTCCGgacccgacgacgcagggaccgccgtcgtcgccgctgcccccgccgacgcgccgctcGTCACCGGCGTGCTCGTCCAAAACGACTTCAAGCTCTCCCTCATGGCGCCCGAAGACCTGCGCGAGTACGCcggcctcaccaccaccaccatcatgtgcaagcagcgcctgcgcctcagcgctgccggcatcgacctcaTCCGCTGGGCGCTCGAGGGCACATTTGGCGccatcgaggagctgcccgaAATGCGTGGCGCCAAGGCCCTTGTTGCCGCGAAGGAGgggaccggcggcgacgacggcgacggcaaagcagaggacgacgagatgAAGCAAGAggccgcggacgaggaggttgGTGGCACGCTCGTGGCCGCGTACCTCGTCATGGGCTGCATCACCGTCAGATACCGCACAAACGGTGAGGTCGAGCTCGAGTGGGAGGGCAACATGCTCAACGATAGCATCGCCGACTCTGTCATGGCCGTGCTCTTTTCCGTCGAGAGCTCCCCCGCCGCTGTGAAGCGCTCCGCCGCAAACGGCAAGCACTCGCACTcgcacggcgacgacaaggccgacagcagcagccccgacGGCCCGCCCTACGGCCGCAACCCGCACGCCAACTGCACCCCCGCagagcgcctcgagcgcctctTCTGGTTCCTCGAGGCGCAGTTTGGCGCCGACAATGTCGCCCCCGTCGAGAACCCTAAGCTgccacccgcgcccgcgcccgcaccgGTGGCCAAAATCGAGGACCcctcgtctgcgccggcAGACGCCACcatgaaggaggaggaagtaGCAGAAGAGAAGGAtggcgagagcggcggcggcgaggacacgGCGAAaaaggaggaagagagcAACGGTGTCAAGGATGAGGCCGAGACGCAGACGAAAAGGGAGGAGCAGGGGCAAGAGGCGGAGGGCAAGGACAATGCCGAccccgacgccatggacgaggacacCAACGCCGACtcggagctggagcagcggcgcagcagggaGATCCAGCGGCTGCACAAGCTGGGCATTCCCGTGCCGGGCGTGCGCATCAAGGTGGACAAGATGGAGGCCACCGTCTGGCTCGAGGATCTCGAGGTCGAGTGCAACAACAAGGTGTTCGCCGACCGCGTTAGGGCAGTTATGGAGCGTGCGGTCGAGGTCACGGCTCCGCTCTGGGCGTAg